Within the Dialister hominis genome, the region GGAATTTCGTTAAAACTGAAATTCCATCTTTTTCTATTGTGACCGTATCTTCGATACGAACTCCACCTACTCCCGGGATATAAACTCCGGGTTCTACCGTTTCAGTCATTCCGACCATTAAAACGGAATGGTCACGCGGTGCCAGAACCGGCGCCTCATGAATCTCAAGCCCTACGCTGTGACCAAGCGCATGAGTGAAATAACTATCCAAAGAGAATTTTTTCAGGTATTCTCTGGCCAAGTGATCCACATCAGAAGCAGTCTCGCCTGCCTTAAGCAGGCCTTCTATATACTCAACACATCCCAGCACTTTATCATACATGAATTGCTGCTGGTCGGAAATTTCTCCAACGGCAACGGTTCTTGTGATGTCGGAATGATATCCCTTATATATAGCGCCAAAGTCAAAGGTAATGAGATCCCCTGACTCAATCACTTTATCTGTTGCAGTACCGTGCGGATACGCTCCTCTATAGCCAGAAGCAACAATCGTATCAAATGATTTCCCTTCAGAGCCTTCCAGCAGCATGGAACTTTCCAAAACAGCCATCAGCTCCCGCTCCGTAACTCCGGGCTTGATATATGGAATCGTCTTCTTGAATCCTTCATCCGAAATCCGGCAGGCTTCTGCAATGCACTTAAGTTCTTCCTGTGTTTTTATCTGTCTGATATTGTCCAATGCGCAGACTTTGAATTCTACATTATCCATCACAGCAGAAAAGCTCAGATAGGCACTGTATGAAAACGGAGATTCAACGCCTATACGCTTGACCTTGTGCTTCTGAGCGAGCTCAGCAATAACACTCGGTAATTTCCCTGCATGATTTATAACTTCAAATCCAACCGCTTCCTGTTTTGCTTGTTCTGTATATCTGCTGTCAGTAAGAAGATAATCGGCATCTTTAGTCAGAAATAAAAAGCTGTCTGATCCCGTAAATCTGGAAATATAATAACAGTTTTCATTTTTTTGAACGAAAACTGCATCCAGACCGCTATCCTTCATAAAATCAAAGATTCTATCTTTTAATAACATGCATAATCACTCTTTTCCATTACCCTCTAATAATACCGTATCAAGAACTTTTTGTCCATGAAAATTCAAGGAATTGGAAACAGGCATAAGACGGGACTCAGCGCAGCATACTATTATCATTCCTTCAAATGGCTGACGCCATTGAGTGAGTCCAATACATTCAAGCCATTGTTGAAACACTTGATAACGGATATGCTCGCATTATCTAAAGAAAGATTCCATGCTCTGGCTATCGGGATACCTATGAAGGAGCATATAATCATTCGAAGCACTACACCATGGCAGACTACAGCATAAGTCTTATTACCACCTGACGAAATGAGTTTCTTTATACATGCGGCAGCACGCTTCCTGCATTCCTCGAAAGATTCACCATTAGGAAATTTGAATGTTTCAGTCTGCGTGAACATCTTCTCCATGGATCCGGGCCAGCACTTTTCTATTTCCTTAAAGTTTTTTCCTTCCCATTCTCCAAAATCAAGCTCATGAAGGTTCTCTTCAATTATCAGGGGGAGATCATGGGATACGGCAACGCCTTGTCCTGTTCTGACAGCTCTTTTTAAGGGGCTTGAAATTACAGCGTCCAGCTTGATATCTCTGAAATAATCCTCAATTTTATCGGCCTGAAGGATTCCCTTCTCGCTGAGCTCTACATCGGCGATTCCCTGATAGCGTCCCTTTTTGTTCCACAAAGTTTCACCATGACGGATCAGATAAATAGTTATCATTTAGCAAGCACCTCATGTAATGCATTAATGAGCTTATTATTTTCAATATCAGAACGCACTGCTACCCGGAAAAATGAATCATCCAATCCTTCATAATTTCCGCATTTCCGGATAATGATTCCGTAGTGAATCAGTTTTGCCTGAAGAGCTTTGGCATCCATTCCTTTAACAAGCAGCTCGCAAAGAACAAAATTTACCGTTCCCGGATACACCTTGATCTCGGGAAATTCTTTCAATCTTTCAACCAGTTTTGCTCTTTGCATCAGGCAGAATGAACTGGATTCTTCTATATACTCATTATCTTTGACCGCATGCACCATGTACAGCTGAGCTAATCCGTTGACATTCCAGGGAACGAGATTCTGATTGACCTGATCACGAATGGCCTGCGGAAGAAAAGCGCAGCCTATACGCAGCCCGGGAACTGCATAAAATTTAGTCAGCGAAGTAACTATAATAACATTTGAATGCGTCTCACTCAGATTGCGGTAGGAATATTCATCTCCCACAAAATCAATAAACGATTCATCTATCACAAGGAAGCTGGACGCAGCATCAGCAATCTCTATAAGATCCGAAAGATCCCTGGAGTCCAGCAGCAAGCCGTCGGGATTATTAGGATTCCCTACGTATATCAAAGAATTCTGCTGGATATTATTTTTTACTTCTTCCATGAAAGCTTTGAAGGATGCAGCCGGTTCACTCATGAGGCTCAAGACTTTTGCCCCAGCTGCTTCTGCAGACAGCCTGTACTCGCTGAATGAAGGAGCAGGTATCAAAACCAGATCCGGATTGATGATTCTCAGGATGGCATACATCAGCTCAGTGGCGCCATTTCCAACCACGATATTAGTTTCATTGACATGGTAACGTTCTGATAAGGCTTTGATGAGATCTCTGCATTTGACATCCGGATATCGCAAAGTTTCCTTCTCCCAGCCTGCGGTTAAGGCAGCTTTTCCTTTAGGGGATAGCCCCAGAGGATTTATATTGATGCTGAAATCCAGAAATTTATCTCTTTCCTCATCTGAAAATCCATAAATATCTCCGCCATGTCTACTCTTTGTCGAACTCATTCGCATCGCACTTTCTATCTATGATTCCTTGATTAATAATTTCCACAGAATCTAAATATGAAAAATCCTTTCCCATATATTCATTTATACTCTGCTTCATATTTTCAATATCACCATCGGCTGAAACAATCAGTCCTAAAACGGTTCCGCTATGCGCACAGATAATTCCCTTTCCTCCCACCTGCATCCCAACTTTATAGAAACGGTTGAGTTGTTTCTTATATAAGATCTTCTGGTTTGCAAAAGCGCTGATGGAGGATGCTCTTCCTATTTCATCAATAGAACCGTTCTGAATCCCCTTCCTGAAAAGGTTAAGGGCTATTTTGATATACTTTTCGTTTTCCTTCTGAAGATCGACCAGATCCGCTCTGGTATTAAAATCGACTGTATCTATCTCTCCGCCGCAGTCATAAATTAATATTTTAAGAGGCGGGCAGTCACCGATCTGCTGAATGAGTGTGCCGCCGCGATGATCAAATCGTACTATCCCGTTGAAGAAAGTGGCGTCACTTGGTTCTATGGAAAGTGCAATATCTGCTATTTCATGCGCTGTCAGCCTTTTCCCGCAGGAAAGCGCAACAGCCTGAGCGACTGCGCTGATATCGGCAGTGCTTGATGCCATTCCTTTTCCAGGCAGAATATTAGATTTCAGTCTTATTGGAATATCACGGTCTTCCTCGCCCAGATAATTCAGCGTTTTCTTTACAGCAAGAGCTGCCTTCTTCGGTAAACGATCTCCCGGACCGTCGAATTGGCTCATTGCGTAAGAATATCTGTTAATCGGACAAGTCACCATAAACGATATTCCATCCATATATCCCTGAATAAATTCTCCGCAGGATCCCGGAGAACTGACTATATATGCCATAAGTCCCCTCTAATCAAAAGAACCCCCAGGAGCGCTATGCCTGCTTCTGTTATTTCTGTAACAAAACCATACGTGTCTCCCGTAGTTCCGTCAATTTTTTTGACAACCCAGTTATTTAAGCCAAGGCCAATAATGATGGAAATCCCCATAAGGAATAAATAGCTGAACCCAAAATAAAGCGCAGGCAGCATGGCGAAGAAAATTGCCCAAAGCAGCGTGTACTTTGAGTGATAAGCGGCAAAAGCCTTCCCCATACCATATGGTCTGGCATAATTATAATTGCAAATGCTTATAACCAGGTTCAGCCTCCCCAAAGTTGGCATGGCAATAAGGAGCATCAGCATTGCCTGAGTATTATCCACATACCCTAAGCATAGTGTTGTCAAAAAAACATAAATCAAAATCGACAGCATGCCAAAAGAGCCTGTGAGACTATCTTTCATAATCTCCAGACTTCTTTCCTTTGACCTCCCGGAAAAAAGCCCGTCAGATGCGTCCATAAGCCCGTCTGTCAGCGTACCGCCGGAAATAAAAATTTCTCCAATCACCAGGAGGAATCCCGTTAATATGGGGGTATCCAAAGGCTTCGTAATCTGAAAAATCAGAACAAGAAAAAGCCCTATAATCCATCCAATCACAGGAAACCACATGACACTTTTACCGAATTCCTCATCTTTCCAGATTGCTTTGGAAGACAAATGAATCCGTGTTAAAAACTGGAGTCCTACAAGAAAAGAATTCATTGTAAATCACCATGTGAAGAAAATAACAATTGACTCGAATATAACAAAGATCGCTGTTGCCAGGTACATCATTATAATAGATTTCTTGATATGAAACGCCTTAAGTTCTACCTTGGGGTCCCCCATGTACTCTCTAAATTCGGCAACTCCGTGATAGTAGTTATATCCGCCCAGTCTTACATTCAGAGCTCCTGCCATCGGCGCCTCCGCATATCCTCCGTTAGGACTAGGATGTTTGCGGGCATCACGCCTGGTTATAGCGACAGCATTTTTCCAATCCAGCCTTAAAATATAAGCACTTGCTGCAAAAAGCAAAAATGTTATTCTTGCAGGAATATAATTCAGAATATCATCCAGTCTGGCGGCAATACGGCCAAAATAAAGATATCTGTCGTCTTTGTACCCAAGCATGGAATCCATGGTGTTTCCAGCGCGGTACAAAGCAGCGCCAACAGGGCCGAAAAGCATGAAATAAAACAGAGGCGATATAATTCCGTCAGTTGTATTCTCGGCAATAGTCTCTACTGTCCCTCTTACGATATCAGCTTCCGACAGGTTATCTGTATCTCTGCCAACAATCCAGCTGAGTCTTGCCCGTACCTTAACCAGATCACCGTCTCTCAAAAGATGGTAAATCTCCATTCCATCGCGTGCAAGGGCTCTGGGCGTAATAGTGACATAGAGAATCAACGCACTCAGCGAAAAATAGAGAAGAATTCCGCCTTTGTGTCCCAGGTACACGAAAAATGATGTGATCAGGCCAACAGTCAAAAGAACAAGACATACTGTCAATAAGCCCCTCAACATTAAATCTTTCGGGAGAGCCGGCTTCTTGGGATACAGTTTGTTTTCAATATAAGAAATTAAGTTTCCTATGAGCACAACAGGGTGAAAATTAGATCTCGGATCCCCGTAGACTGTATCAATAATGCATGCTGTGATCGGAATCACAGCATACATTAAAGAATAATAAAAATCACTCACTTATTCATTCCTCAGGATTTCATAAACAGTATCCATATCAAAATACTTCCTGACTGAGTCCGCCAAACGGTCATACTCAGATTCTTTATACTCTCTATAGCGGAATTGAATCGGAAGTTCACTTAATCCTTTTCTCTTGCGCAAAGCATTGATAATGGCACGTCTCAATTCATCATTATCGAAAACGCCATGGCAGTATGTCCCGAATACATTATGTTTTTCGTTGATATAGCCATCATTCACGTCAACATCCTTGCTGCTGCGGCTGGTAATGTGGAATAAAGTCTGGGCAGGTTTATTGAGTGTAGTTTCGCCCATATGTATTTCGTATCCCTTTAAATCACTGCCCTTAAACTGCATATCGAGGAATGGCAGATCGTCACAATCAAAATGAACCTGATATGTGTTCTTTACCCCCTGCATAACTGTCGTATACGGCAGCAGTCCCAAACCATCGACTTCATCATTCTGGCTTTCTACATGATCCGGATCGCTGACTTTTTCACCAAGCATCTGGTAACCGCCGCAAACGCCGATTACCGGAGTTCCCTGTTCTGCCAGCTCGCAGATTTCCTTTGCATAGCCTTCCCTCTTCAAATAGAGGAGGTCTTCTGTAGTATTTTTGCTTCCCGGAATGATGATCAAGTCAGAATTTCCAAGCAAATCTCCCTTTTGTACAAAGCGTACATTGACATCCGGTTCGTGATTCAAAGCGTCGAAATCTGTGAAGTTGGAAATCTTAGGAGTCTGGATTACTGCAATATGGATATCCCTCATCACGTGATCATCCGGGATTTCCTGCAGGGAAACGGAGTCCTCATCATCAATGCCAAGTTTGTTCAAATAAGGAATAACGCCTAAAACAGGTATTCCTGTACGTTCCTTCAAAAAGGTCAAAGCGGGTTCGAGAAGTTTGATATCTCCTCTGAACTTGTTGATGACAAGACCCTTAACGAGAGCCCGTTCGTCTTCATCAAGCAGTTCCAGTGTACCGACAATAGATGCCAAAGCACCGCCGCGGTCGATATCTGCTATCAAAAATACCGAAGCATTGCATTCTTTAGCAACTCTCATGTTTACGATGTCATTTTTCTTCAGGTTCACTTCTGCCGGGCTGCCTGCGCCTTCTATGACCATAACATCATAGTGGGATTCCATATATTCTATGCTTTCTTTTACGGATGCCCAGGCTTTCTGGCTATACTGGTTCTGGTATTCGGATGCAGAATAATTGCCTCTGGATGTGCCAAGAATAATGACCTGCGAGCAGGAATTGCCAGTAGGTTTCAGAAGGACAGGATTCATCTGCACAATCGGTTCCGCACCTGCAGCCTCAGCCTGTGCCACCGTTGATCTTCCTATTTCCCCACCGGAAGGAGTGACATAGGAATTTAATGCCATATTCTGTGCTTTAAAAGGTGCCGTTTTGTATCCATCCTGAGCCAGGATTCTGCAAAATGCCGTAGTCAAAATACTTTTGCCTACATGTGA harbors:
- a CDS encoding M24 family metallopeptidase translates to MLLKDRIFDFMKDSGLDAVFVQKNENCYYISRFTGSDSFLFLTKDADYLLTDSRYTEQAKQEAVGFEVINHAGKLPSVIAELAQKHKVKRIGVESPFSYSAYLSFSAVMDNVEFKVCALDNIRQIKTQEELKCIAEACRISDEGFKKTIPYIKPGVTERELMAVLESSMLLEGSEGKSFDTIVASGYRGAYPHGTATDKVIESGDLITFDFGAIYKGYHSDITRTVAVGEISDQQQFMYDKVLGCVEYIEGLLKAGETASDVDHLAREYLKKFSLDSYFTHALGHSVGLEIHEAPVLAPRDHSVLMVGMTETVEPGVYIPGVGGVRIEDTVTIEKDGISVLTKFPKKFLRV
- a CDS encoding histidine phosphatase family protein, with the translated sequence MWNKKGRYQGIADVELSEKGILQADKIEDYFRDIKLDAVISSPLKRAVRTGQGVAVSHDLPLIIEENLHELDFGEWEGKNFKEIEKCWPGSMEKMFTQTETFKFPNGESFEECRKRAAACIKKLISSGGNKTYAVVCHGVVLRMIICSFIGIPIARAWNLSLDNASISVIKCFNNGLNVLDSLNGVSHLKE
- a CDS encoding pyridoxal phosphate-dependent aminotransferase gives rise to the protein MRMSSTKSRHGGDIYGFSDEERDKFLDFSININPLGLSPKGKAALTAGWEKETLRYPDVKCRDLIKALSERYHVNETNIVVGNGATELMYAILRIINPDLVLIPAPSFSEYRLSAEAAGAKVLSLMSEPAASFKAFMEEVKNNIQQNSLIYVGNPNNPDGLLLDSRDLSDLIEIADAASSFLVIDESFIDFVGDEYSYRNLSETHSNVIIVTSLTKFYAVPGLRIGCAFLPQAIRDQVNQNLVPWNVNGLAQLYMVHAVKDNEYIEESSSFCLMQRAKLVERLKEFPEIKVYPGTVNFVLCELLVKGMDAKALQAKLIHYGIIIRKCGNYEGLDDSFFRVAVRSDIENNKLINALHEVLAK
- a CDS encoding GHMP family kinase ATP-binding protein, giving the protein MAYIVSSPGSCGEFIQGYMDGISFMVTCPINRYSYAMSQFDGPGDRLPKKAALAVKKTLNYLGEEDRDIPIRLKSNILPGKGMASSTADISAVAQAVALSCGKRLTAHEIADIALSIEPSDATFFNGIVRFDHRGGTLIQQIGDCPPLKILIYDCGGEIDTVDFNTRADLVDLQKENEKYIKIALNLFRKGIQNGSIDEIGRASSISAFANQKILYKKQLNRFYKVGMQVGGKGIICAHSGTVLGLIVSADGDIENMKQSINEYMGKDFSYLDSVEIINQGIIDRKCDANEFDKE
- a CDS encoding adenosylcobinamide-GDP ribazoletransferase; its protein translation is MNSFLVGLQFLTRIHLSSKAIWKDEEFGKSVMWFPVIGWIIGLFLVLIFQITKPLDTPILTGFLLVIGEIFISGGTLTDGLMDASDGLFSGRSKERSLEIMKDSLTGSFGMLSILIYVFLTTLCLGYVDNTQAMLMLLIAMPTLGRLNLVISICNYNYARPYGMGKAFAAYHSKYTLLWAIFFAMLPALYFGFSYLFLMGISIIIGLGLNNWVVKKIDGTTGDTYGFVTEITEAGIALLGVLLIRGDLWHI
- the cbiB gene encoding adenosylcobinamide-phosphate synthase CbiB produces the protein MYAVIPITACIIDTVYGDPRSNFHPVVLIGNLISYIENKLYPKKPALPKDLMLRGLLTVCLVLLTVGLITSFFVYLGHKGGILLYFSLSALILYVTITPRALARDGMEIYHLLRDGDLVKVRARLSWIVGRDTDNLSEADIVRGTVETIAENTTDGIISPLFYFMLFGPVGAALYRAGNTMDSMLGYKDDRYLYFGRIAARLDDILNYIPARITFLLFAASAYILRLDWKNAVAITRRDARKHPSPNGGYAEAPMAGALNVRLGGYNYYHGVAEFREYMGDPKVELKAFHIKKSIIMMYLATAIFVIFESIVIFFTW
- a CDS encoding cobyric acid synthase, with product MKKAKKLMFQGTSSHVGKSILTTAFCRILAQDGYKTAPFKAQNMALNSYVTPSGGEIGRSTVAQAEAAGAEPIVQMNPVLLKPTGNSCSQVIILGTSRGNYSASEYQNQYSQKAWASVKESIEYMESHYDVMVIEGAGSPAEVNLKKNDIVNMRVAKECNASVFLIADIDRGGALASIVGTLELLDEDERALVKGLVINKFRGDIKLLEPALTFLKERTGIPVLGVIPYLNKLGIDDEDSVSLQEIPDDHVMRDIHIAVIQTPKISNFTDFDALNHEPDVNVRFVQKGDLLGNSDLIIIPGSKNTTEDLLYLKREGYAKEICELAEQGTPVIGVCGGYQMLGEKVSDPDHVESQNDEVDGLGLLPYTTVMQGVKNTYQVHFDCDDLPFLDMQFKGSDLKGYEIHMGETTLNKPAQTLFHITSRSSKDVDVNDGYINEKHNVFGTYCHGVFDNDELRRAIINALRKRKGLSELPIQFRYREYKESEYDRLADSVRKYFDMDTVYEILRNE